One Nostoc punctiforme PCC 73102 DNA window includes the following coding sequences:
- a CDS encoding type 1 glutamine amidotransferase, with protein MSSQNLELTIGWLYPTLMSTYGDRGNVITIERRAQWRGYDVKVLPLDQNATAADIKTVDVIVGGGAQDRQQEIVMRDLQGAKADAMREKIENGTPGVFTCGSPQLLGHYYEPGLGQRIDGLGILDLVSVHPGENTKRCIGNLVIEVTASRLAQDLREMTGTTPYLVGFENHGGRTKLGKVEALGRVVYGLGNNGEDGTEGAFYQNAIATYSHGPLLPKNPFVADWLIQTALRLKYQQEITLKPFDDSLAAQAREAMFKRLKVNLPGAAAAKV; from the coding sequence ATGAGTTCTCAAAATTTAGAATTAACAATAGGTTGGTTGTACCCGACGCTGATGAGTACTTATGGCGATCGCGGTAATGTAATTACTATAGAACGTCGCGCTCAATGGCGGGGATATGATGTTAAAGTGTTACCCCTAGATCAAAATGCCACAGCCGCAGATATTAAAACTGTAGATGTCATCGTTGGTGGTGGCGCACAAGATCGTCAGCAAGAAATTGTCATGCGTGATTTGCAAGGTGCAAAAGCTGATGCGATGCGTGAGAAAATCGAAAATGGTACACCAGGAGTATTTACTTGTGGTTCCCCCCAATTACTGGGACATTATTATGAACCAGGCTTAGGACAACGGATTGATGGTTTAGGAATACTCGATTTAGTTTCCGTGCATCCTGGTGAAAATACTAAGCGCTGTATTGGGAACTTGGTAATTGAAGTGACAGCTTCACGCCTAGCGCAAGATTTGCGAGAGATGACGGGTACTACACCATATTTGGTAGGCTTTGAAAATCACGGTGGACGTACCAAACTGGGAAAAGTGGAAGCTTTGGGGCGCGTGGTGTACGGTTTGGGAAATAATGGTGAAGATGGCACAGAAGGAGCATTTTATCAGAATGCGATCGCTACTTATTCCCACGGCCCATTGTTACCGAAAAATCCTTTTGTCGCCGATTGGTTAATTCAAACAGCGCTGCGGCTAAAGTATCAGCAAGAAATTACCTTAAAACCTTTTGACGACAGCCTTGCTGCACAAGCAAGAGAAGCGATGTTTAAGCGATTGAAAGTCAATTTACCAGGTGCTGCGGCGGCAAAAGTTTAA
- a CDS encoding EAL domain-containing protein, giving the protein MNEPLNILIVEDSEEDAMLVIHELCRGGFNPNWQRVQTDKELQIALNSQTWDVMISDYRLPGFNASAALEIAKQSQKDIPFILVSGTIGEVLAVEMMKAGANDYVMKDNLNRLPEAVRRELRDAQVRAERKQAQKLLQTLASNIPGMIYSFVQYSDGSIAFDYISFGCLDLLELTPDQILENASLCFAQIHPDDYPGCYAAANESAQTLKPFSYEWRLVTPSGKLKWVQASARPECRENGDIVWYGVLLDVNERQVALREQQAALRERKQAQELIIHNSLHDPLTDLPNRTLLIERLELAINRAKRLETYRYAVLFLDLDRFKVINDSLGHLAGDQLLKNIAHKLKTHLREVDLVARIGGDEFVILLEDISDIEKAIQITERMLIDFQTPLMLNDAEVVISTSIGIVLGTNEYSQASDLLRDADIAMYKAKAQRRNSYKIFDVKMHTQAVNRLTIETDIRKAIEREEFVIYYQPIVDILGDGQSKAGRLIGFEALLRWQHPTRGLVLPKEFVSIAEETGLIVQIDRWMLYKACQHLADWKVKFATHFPIKVNINLSVQDIRQGNLIEYIDQILAQIGLEGDCITLEITESMLIENISQTIDLLSQLKSRKIKISIDDFGTGYSSLNYLHRLPADNLKIDRSFVSQMQQGNRNYQVVSTIIALSNQLGLAVVAEGIETPQQLQWLQELGCEFGQGYLFSKPLSHQTVEALLTTSKILHYIL; this is encoded by the coding sequence ATGAATGAACCGTTGAACATCCTGATTGTTGAAGATTCAGAGGAGGATGCTATGTTAGTTATTCATGAATTGTGTCGCGGTGGTTTCAATCCAAACTGGCAGCGTGTGCAAACAGACAAGGAACTACAAATAGCACTCAATAGTCAGACTTGGGATGTGATGATTTCAGATTACCGGCTGCCAGGATTCAATGCTTCTGCGGCTTTGGAAATAGCAAAGCAAAGCCAAAAAGATATTCCTTTTATTTTGGTTTCCGGCACAATTGGCGAAGTACTTGCTGTGGAAATGATGAAAGCAGGTGCGAATGATTATGTCATGAAGGACAACTTAAATCGATTGCCAGAGGCAGTGCGTAGAGAACTTCGGGATGCACAGGTGAGAGCGGAGCGCAAACAAGCTCAAAAGCTGTTACAAACATTAGCGTCTAATATACCCGGAATGATTTACAGCTTTGTTCAGTATTCTGATGGTTCTATTGCCTTTGATTACATCAGTTTTGGCTGTCTGGATCTTTTAGAGTTAACGCCAGATCAAATTTTAGAAAATGCCTCTCTTTGCTTTGCACAAATTCATCCCGATGATTATCCAGGATGTTATGCAGCGGCCAACGAGAGCGCTCAAACTTTAAAACCATTTTCTTACGAGTGGCGATTAGTTACACCTTCTGGCAAACTCAAATGGGTACAGGCAAGTGCTCGTCCAGAATGTCGAGAAAATGGGGATATTGTCTGGTATGGTGTTTTATTAGATGTGAACGAACGGCAAGTTGCACTTCGCGAACAGCAAGCTGCGCTGCGCGAACGCAAACAAGCACAAGAGTTAATTATCCACAACTCTTTACACGATCCATTGACGGATTTACCAAATCGCACACTTTTGATAGAGCGGCTAGAACTAGCCATTAACCGAGCTAAACGATTAGAAACTTATCGTTATGCCGTCTTGTTTCTAGACCTAGACCGATTTAAAGTGATCAATGACAGTCTCGGACACCTTGCTGGAGATCAACTGTTAAAAAATATTGCTCACAAACTAAAAACTCATCTGCGGGAAGTTGATTTAGTTGCTCGAATTGGTGGTGACGAATTCGTCATTTTGCTGGAAGATATTTCTGATATTGAAAAAGCTATTCAAATTACTGAGCGTATGCTCATAGATTTTCAAACACCATTAATGCTTAATGATGCCGAAGTAGTTATCAGTACAAGCATCGGGATTGTTTTAGGAACAAACGAATATTCTCAAGCCTCCGATTTACTCCGAGATGCCGATATTGCCATGTATAAAGCCAAAGCTCAAAGGAGAAACTCGTATAAAATTTTTGATGTCAAAATGCACACTCAAGCCGTAAATCGACTAACTATAGAAACCGATATTCGCAAAGCTATCGAACGAGAAGAGTTTGTTATATATTACCAGCCAATTGTTGACATACTTGGAGATGGGCAAAGCAAAGCAGGACGACTGATTGGATTTGAAGCATTGCTGCGCTGGCAACACCCAACTCGTGGGTTAGTCTTACCGAAAGAATTTGTCTCTATCGCGGAAGAAACGGGGCTAATTGTGCAAATTGATCGCTGGATGCTCTACAAAGCTTGTCAACACCTAGCAGACTGGAAAGTAAAGTTTGCTACTCACTTCCCAATCAAGGTTAATATTAACCTTTCTGTTCAAGACATTCGCCAAGGAAACTTAATTGAATACATCGATCAAATACTAGCCCAAATAGGTTTAGAAGGCGACTGTATAACCCTAGAAATTACTGAAAGTATGCTAATTGAGAATATTAGTCAGACAATTGATTTATTAAGCCAATTAAAGTCTAGAAAAATTAAGATTAGCATTGATGACTTTGGTACTGGTTATTCGTCGCTCAATTATCTGCATCGTTTACCTGCTGATAATTTAAAAATTGATCGCTCTTTTGTAAGCCAGATGCAACAAGGAAACCGTAATTATCAGGTAGTTAGTACTATTATTGCTTTAAGCAATCAACTCGGATTAGCCGTTGTTGCAGAAGGTATCGAAACACCGCAGCAACTTCAATGGTTACAGGAACTGGGATGCGAATTTGGTCAAGGCTATCTATTTTCTAAGCCTCTAAGCCACCAGACAGTAGAAGCACTTCTGACGACAAGTAAAATTTTGCATTATATCCTCTGA
- a CDS encoding PAS domain S-box protein produces MAAELEQQLQRVLDTGEPLLNVEISGETREQSRRYGYWLGNYYPVNNSMGETVGIGIILADVTAAKQTEVALRESEERFRAMFNQAAVGITLVALDGKFIQVNPALSEITGYSPEELMQITFEEITHPDDLAVDLENARRVLAKEINGYSLEKRYICKDGSIVWVNLTSSAVWDTNGLPKYALGIIEDISDRKRVETTQQFLVEASTLLAASLDYEIALESVANLAVPTLADWCIVDVFQEDWSSKQIAIAIADPTKLNTLDEIRRRYRPKTRAKQLVRQLQLGISVFYPELSDSHLLQMAEDDEHLQLLQSLGICSLMVIPVRSRGQLFGAISFFTAESSRHYKQTDLALAEDIARRAAIAIDNARLYQETQQAKQGAERSVNRTILLQRITAALSEALTSQQVADVVVNQGIAALEATGGSVVLLTEGDTSLKVVQAIGYSQALIDTWSNFPVTAPNQIAETVRTSEPIFLENLAAMIARYPNLAEVVALTGNNSWASIPLIAEGKVIGALGLSFINEQIFHEEDRGFMLTLGQQCAQAIARAQLYEAEKTARAQAETANRIKDEFLAVLSHELRTPLNPILGWAKLLRTRNFDEATKIRALETIERNAKLQTQLIGDLLDVSRILQGKVRLNLYAVDLKIAIAGALETVRLAAEAKSIQIQTVLSNDIGKVLGDSDRLQQVMWNLLSNAVKFTPTEGRVEVRLEQVGLDAQIQVIDTGKGIIPEFLPYVFDYFRQADAKTTRVFGGLGLGLAIVRHLVELHGGTVQAESLGEGQGATFTVRLPLLKNSELRVSSDEASQLELSTDDTLLAGVQILLVDDQADVREFFSFALEQYGATVTAVESAAEALEILMQSKPDILLSDIGMPLMDGYMLLREVRKLPPEQGGQIPAIALTAYAGEINYNQAMAAGFQKHLPKPVDPSELATAIDNIIRNSS; encoded by the coding sequence ATGGCGGCTGAACTTGAGCAACAGTTACAGCGCGTCTTGGATACTGGAGAACCACTGCTGAATGTAGAAATTAGTGGTGAGACAAGGGAACAATCCAGACGTTACGGCTACTGGCTGGGCAACTATTACCCAGTCAACAACTCAATGGGCGAAACGGTAGGAATTGGAATTATTTTGGCAGATGTGACAGCAGCCAAGCAAACAGAAGTGGCTTTGCGAGAAAGCGAAGAAAGATTCCGGGCAATGTTCAACCAGGCAGCTGTGGGTATTACTCTGGTAGCGTTGGATGGAAAATTTATTCAGGTTAATCCTGCCCTATCCGAAATTACTGGGTACAGCCCTGAAGAGTTAATGCAAATAACCTTTGAAGAAATTACCCATCCTGACGACTTAGCAGTTGACTTGGAAAATGCTCGGCGAGTTTTAGCAAAAGAAATTAATGGTTATTCCTTAGAGAAGCGCTACATCTGCAAAGATGGTTCTATAGTTTGGGTAAACCTAACTTCATCAGCAGTTTGGGATACCAACGGACTTCCAAAGTATGCGTTAGGCATTATTGAAGATATTAGCGATCGCAAACGAGTTGAAACAACACAACAGTTTTTAGTCGAGGCCAGCACCTTACTCGCTGCCTCATTAGATTATGAAATTGCCTTAGAAAGTGTGGCTAATCTCGCAGTTCCTACCTTAGCTGACTGGTGTATTGTAGATGTTTTCCAGGAAGATTGGTCAAGTAAACAAATTGCGATCGCAATTGCCGATCCCACAAAACTAAATACTTTAGACGAAATCCGACGGCGTTATCGACCCAAAACCAGAGCCAAACAGCTTGTGCGGCAGCTACAGCTAGGTATATCTGTCTTTTATCCCGAATTATCTGACTCTCATCTTTTGCAGATGGCTGAAGACGACGAACATCTGCAATTACTGCAAAGTCTAGGTATTTGTTCTCTAATGGTGATTCCAGTTCGTTCCCGTGGGCAATTATTTGGAGCAATCTCTTTTTTCACAGCCGAGTCAAGTAGGCACTACAAACAAACAGACTTAGCCTTAGCAGAAGATATTGCTCGTCGGGCGGCGATAGCCATCGACAATGCCAGACTCTACCAAGAAACTCAACAGGCAAAACAGGGCGCTGAAAGGTCTGTCAATCGCACCATACTTTTACAAAGAATAACCGCCGCCCTCTCAGAAGCCCTCACTTCCCAACAGGTAGCTGATGTAGTGGTGAACCAAGGTATTGCTGCCTTGGAAGCTACTGGTGGTTCCGTTGTCTTACTTACCGAGGGAGATACTAGCCTAAAAGTTGTGCAAGCAATTGGCTATTCGCAAGCACTCATAGATACTTGGTCAAATTTTCCCGTTACAGCACCTAACCAAATAGCAGAAACAGTCAGAACTAGTGAGCCAATTTTTCTGGAAAATTTAGCAGCGATGATTGCTAGATATCCGAATTTAGCAGAGGTTGTGGCTCTTACAGGGAATAATTCTTGGGCTTCCATTCCCTTGATAGCAGAAGGTAAAGTAATTGGGGCACTGGGATTAAGCTTTATCAATGAACAAATATTTCACGAAGAAGACCGGGGATTTATGTTAACGCTGGGGCAGCAGTGTGCCCAAGCGATCGCTCGCGCTCAACTTTACGAAGCTGAAAAGACCGCCAGGGCCCAAGCTGAGACAGCCAACCGCATTAAGGATGAATTCCTCGCTGTCCTTTCTCATGAACTCCGAACTCCCTTGAATCCGATTTTAGGGTGGGCAAAGTTACTCAGAACCCGCAACTTCGACGAAGCTACTAAAATTCGGGCATTGGAAACAATCGAGCGGAATGCCAAGTTACAAACTCAATTAATTGGAGATTTACTCGATGTTTCGCGGATTTTACAAGGTAAAGTCAGATTAAATCTCTATGCAGTGGATTTGAAAATAGCGATCGCAGGTGCATTAGAAACGGTGCGTTTAGCAGCAGAAGCCAAGTCGATTCAAATTCAAACGGTTTTAAGTAATGATATCGGCAAAGTCCTCGGCGATAGCGATCGCTTGCAACAAGTAATGTGGAATCTCCTCTCCAATGCCGTTAAATTCACACCCACAGAAGGACGAGTAGAAGTGCGTCTAGAGCAAGTTGGCTTAGATGCTCAAATTCAGGTGATTGATACAGGTAAAGGAATCATCCCAGAATTTTTGCCCTACGTCTTTGATTACTTCCGGCAAGCAGATGCTAAGACAACCAGAGTATTTGGGGGACTCGGATTAGGGCTGGCAATTGTGCGTCATTTAGTAGAACTTCATGGTGGTACAGTTCAGGCAGAGAGTCTAGGAGAAGGGCAAGGCGCTACTTTTACAGTCAGACTACCTTTGCTGAAAAATTCTGAGTTGCGAGTCAGCAGCGATGAGGCTTCTCAACTAGAACTAAGTACTGACGATACATTACTGGCTGGGGTGCAAATCCTGCTTGTAGACGATCAAGCTGATGTGCGAGAGTTTTTTAGCTTTGCCCTAGAACAATATGGTGCGACTGTAACAGCAGTTGAATCAGCAGCTGAAGCACTGGAAATATTAATGCAATCAAAGCCAGATATTCTGTTAAGCGATATTGGAATGCCCTTGATGGATGGCTATATGCTACTGCGTGAGGTGAGAAAATTACCGCCAGAGCAAGGTGGGCAAATTCCGGCGATCGCACTGACAGCTTATGCTGGAGAAATCAACTACAACCAAGCAATGGCAGCAGGATTCCAAAAACACCTACCTAAACCCGTAGATCCATCTGAATTAGCCACAGCGATCGACAATATAATTCGTAATTCATCTTGA
- a CDS encoding PAS domain-containing protein, whose translation MPHIHYSQLLRYGIVVLIVTVALVLMLMLDPWLSMSGTPFLLFFGAVMVSAWYGGLKSGLLATSLSALLSNYFFLPPAYELSFDLSNSVRIGLFALQGLLFSILCEALKTAKRRADTNLQQLRVSEERFRLALSSSDIVVFQQDRNLRYQWIHNPQGLDTAEEMLGKSDDELFPASVAEQLKAIKLKVIETGVSTREEVYLTTCGEDRYYDLLVEPLKDTDNSVHGITCAAVNITERKQAELEKAKLYQELQQAVQQKDESLALLNAWLTSSPVALAFLDTELRYVYANEALAAINGIPQTQHIGRTFREVLPEWAAQIEPVFEEAMQTGQPLLNQEVSGETYPPGVYRYGLVSYYPVCLPDGQLLGVSISSIDITQLKQTEQALRESEAKFRSVVDSNMIGIGFWNRDGRITEANDALLNIVGYTRAELLAGTLRWQDLTPTEYVPLDKEALTEFQDSPFCTPYQKEYIRKDGSRLPILAGGSHFEGTVDRGVFFVLDITERKQAEERLRYIAQVSSVLSTSLDYEETLEQIAKISVPQLADWCSVDILNEDGSIRRLPIAHADPSKAELARKLQEYTTEYKGASAITRVLQTGQSELISDISDSLLVASTQNQEHLEIVRQLGMKSVMIVPLIAQGRVIGCISFVTAESNRRYDRTDLTLATEITHRAALAVENARLYRDIQHALVHYAESLSLLDALLEAAPVALCFLDRELRYLRINQVFADINGLTIEEHLGRKFDANLGKYCQQWRLNLSNSYSASWILENHC comes from the coding sequence ATGCCTCATATTCATTATTCCCAGTTACTGCGCTATGGAATTGTTGTATTAATTGTCACAGTCGCATTAGTGTTAATGTTGATGCTAGACCCCTGGTTAAGCATGAGTGGAACTCCTTTCTTGCTCTTTTTTGGCGCTGTAATGGTGAGTGCTTGGTATGGTGGTTTGAAATCAGGGCTATTAGCAACTTCCTTGTCTGCATTACTGAGCAATTACTTCTTTCTCCCGCCAGCTTATGAGCTGAGTTTTGACCTATCTAATTCTGTGCGAATTGGGTTGTTTGCATTACAAGGATTGCTCTTTAGTATTTTATGTGAGGCATTAAAGACTGCTAAAAGACGGGCTGATACAAATCTCCAACAGTTAAGAGTTAGTGAAGAGAGATTTCGATTAGCATTAAGCAGTTCAGATATTGTGGTCTTTCAACAAGATCGAAATTTGCGATATCAGTGGATTCATAATCCCCAAGGTTTAGATACTGCTGAGGAAATGTTAGGTAAGTCTGATGATGAATTATTTCCAGCTTCAGTAGCAGAGCAATTGAAGGCAATTAAGCTGAAGGTAATAGAGACTGGTGTTTCAACCCGTGAAGAGGTTTATCTGACAACTTGCGGAGAAGATCGTTACTATGATTTGCTGGTTGAACCACTGAAAGATACAGACAATAGTGTTCATGGTATTACTTGTGCGGCTGTGAATATTACTGAGCGCAAGCAAGCAGAACTAGAAAAAGCCAAGTTGTATCAGGAACTTCAACAAGCCGTTCAACAAAAAGACGAATCTCTGGCGTTGCTTAATGCTTGGCTTACCAGTTCACCAGTGGCGTTGGCTTTTCTTGATACTGAACTTCGCTATGTTTACGCTAATGAAGCGCTAGCGGCTATTAACGGTATACCCCAAACTCAACATATTGGTCGCACCTTTCGGGAAGTACTACCGGAATGGGCAGCGCAAATTGAGCCTGTTTTTGAGGAAGCGATGCAAACTGGGCAGCCCTTACTCAATCAGGAAGTGAGTGGTGAAACCTATCCGCCTGGGGTGTATCGTTATGGTCTTGTTAGCTACTATCCAGTGTGTTTACCGGATGGGCAGTTATTGGGAGTGAGCATTAGTTCAATTGATATTACTCAACTCAAACAAACAGAGCAAGCATTACGCGAAAGCGAAGCGAAGTTTCGCAGCGTGGTTGATTCAAATATGATTGGTATTGGCTTCTGGAATAGAGACGGTAGGATTACAGAAGCGAATGATGCCTTGCTCAATATAGTGGGTTATACCCGTGCAGAATTACTTGCCGGAACACTTCGCTGGCAAGACCTAACTCCTACAGAGTACGTGCCACTTGATAAGGAAGCACTAACTGAATTTCAAGACAGCCCCTTTTGCACGCCATACCAAAAAGAATATATCCGTAAAGACGGTTCACGCTTGCCGATTTTGGCAGGCGGTAGCCATTTTGAAGGGACTGTAGATCGAGGAGTTTTCTTTGTTCTCGATATTACAGAGCGCAAGCAGGCTGAAGAAAGACTCCGTTATATCGCGCAAGTTAGTAGTGTACTCTCTACTTCGCTAGATTATGAAGAAACCTTAGAACAAATTGCCAAAATCTCAGTTCCTCAACTAGCTGATTGGTGTAGCGTTGATATTTTAAATGAAGATGGTTCCATTCGCCGCCTACCCATTGCCCATGCAGACCCATCAAAGGCGGAGTTGGCGCGTAAACTTCAGGAGTATACGACAGAGTACAAGGGTGCAAGTGCAATTACTAGGGTGCTGCAAACTGGGCAAAGCGAATTAATTTCAGATATATCTGACTCGCTATTAGTGGCAAGCACTCAGAATCAAGAACATTTAGAAATTGTTCGGCAATTGGGAATGAAATCTGTAATGATTGTGCCGCTAATTGCACAAGGGCGAGTTATTGGTTGCATCAGCTTTGTAACTGCCGAATCAAACCGTCGCTACGATCGCACTGACCTTACTTTAGCAACAGAGATTACCCATCGTGCAGCCTTAGCAGTAGAAAATGCCCGACTTTATCGAGATATCCAACACGCTTTAGTTCATTACGCCGAATCTCTATCTCTTCTAGATGCACTGTTAGAAGCCGCTCCTGTTGCCCTATGCTTTTTAGATCGGGAACTGCGATATCTCCGAATTAATCAAGTTTTCGCTGACATTAATGGTTTGACTATAGAAGAACATCTAGGACGCAAATTTGACGCAAATTTGGGGAAGTATTGCCAGCAATGGCGGCTGAACTTGAGCAACAGTTACAGCGCGTCTTGGATACTGGAGAACCACTGCTGA
- a CDS encoding thylakoid membrane photosystem I accumulation factor, with the protein MNSTRFLFLPKQITGWRRWLSKCLLLLASLFIISTQPAYAGLNNDLYDGNIFVVYAGNGSLVPPRQTLAQTLAEHKPIFLAFYLDDSSDSKRYAISISRVQEFYGRVAEIMPINVDTIPSKETYDPTEPGYYYSGAVPQVVVFNKAGEVVLNKKGQVPFEEIDDQFRKIFDLLPRTETAQLKRRAFNEFSSELAK; encoded by the coding sequence ATGAATAGCACAAGATTTCTTTTTTTACCTAAACAAATTACTGGCTGGCGAAGGTGGTTGTCCAAATGCCTATTGTTGCTTGCAAGTCTTTTCATTATAAGTACGCAACCTGCTTATGCTGGTCTAAATAATGATTTATATGATGGCAACATCTTTGTCGTTTATGCTGGCAATGGTTCATTGGTTCCTCCCAGACAGACACTCGCACAAACTTTAGCGGAACATAAACCGATATTTCTGGCTTTTTATTTAGATGACAGCAGCGATTCTAAAAGATATGCCATTTCTATCTCACGGGTACAGGAATTCTACGGTCGGGTAGCAGAGATTATGCCGATTAATGTAGATACTATCCCGTCTAAAGAAACCTACGACCCTACAGAACCAGGATATTACTATTCTGGGGCTGTTCCTCAAGTCGTGGTGTTTAATAAAGCAGGTGAGGTAGTTTTGAATAAAAAAGGTCAAGTACCTTTCGAAGAAATAGACGATCAATTTCGCAAAATCTTTGATTTATTACCACGTACCGAAACCGCACAGCTAAAGCGACGAGCTTTTAATGAGTTCAGTAGTGAGTTAGCTAAATAA
- a CDS encoding Mur ligase family protein, giving the protein MGNKIQFIDRLRLGFAVSVAKSVTFIVRSLRLGAASVLPGSIARRIEPRLLQLLSQQVKNGVILIAGTNGKTTTALLLCTILEHKGFRVTHNSTGANLENGLMTALLESTNLLGTLNTDYAILEVDENIVPRVLKPLQPRIILCLNLFRDQLDRYGEVDTISKRWTKVISTLPTETVVIPNADDPTLSNLGQQLPQRVLFFGLNEPEHYLEAIPHAVDSIYCPKCGHSLDYKGVYLSHLGDFTCPKCGFTKSKPTLESSEWSQILVGLYNKYNTLAAATAAIELGVDEVTIRDTINTFQAAFGRAEDLVINGKRVRILLSKNPVGTNETIRVVTQSTDKITLLVLNDRTPDGTDVSWIWDVDTEKLVERGGTLVVSGDRVYDMALRLRYSQKSPESSINLIVEEDLRQAIATALEHTPENETLHILPTYSAMLEVREVLTGRKIL; this is encoded by the coding sequence GTGGGAAACAAAATTCAATTCATAGACAGGCTGCGATTGGGTTTCGCGGTGTCAGTGGCAAAAAGTGTGACGTTTATAGTGCGATCGCTCCGTCTGGGTGCTGCTAGTGTATTACCAGGCTCGATTGCTCGTCGCATTGAACCCCGACTTTTACAATTATTGAGTCAGCAAGTTAAAAACGGAGTGATTTTAATTGCTGGTACTAACGGCAAAACTACTACAGCGCTGCTTTTATGCACAATCCTAGAACACAAGGGTTTTCGCGTCACTCATAATTCTACAGGTGCAAATCTAGAAAATGGCTTGATGACGGCGCTGTTAGAAAGCACCAACTTACTAGGCACGCTAAATACTGATTACGCCATTTTGGAAGTAGATGAGAATATTGTCCCAAGAGTATTAAAGCCACTCCAGCCGCGAATCATTCTCTGTTTAAACTTGTTCCGCGACCAGCTTGATAGGTACGGCGAAGTAGATACAATTAGTAAACGTTGGACAAAAGTTATTTCTACCCTACCAACAGAAACGGTGGTAATTCCTAATGCTGATGACCCAACTTTATCTAACCTTGGTCAGCAGTTACCGCAACGGGTGTTATTCTTTGGCTTGAATGAACCAGAACATTATTTAGAAGCAATTCCTCACGCTGTTGATTCTATCTATTGCCCCAAATGTGGACATTCTCTAGATTATAAGGGTGTCTATTTATCTCATTTGGGAGATTTCACTTGTCCCAAGTGTGGTTTCACTAAAAGTAAACCGACTCTAGAAAGTAGTGAATGGTCACAAATTCTGGTTGGTTTGTACAACAAATATAATACTTTAGCTGCTGCTACTGCGGCTATTGAGTTAGGAGTTGATGAAGTAACAATCAGAGATACTATTAATACCTTTCAAGCTGCCTTTGGCCGTGCAGAAGATTTAGTAATTAACGGTAAACGAGTGCGGATATTATTATCAAAAAATCCTGTGGGAACGAATGAAACCATTCGCGTGGTTACTCAAAGCACAGATAAAATCACACTGCTAGTCTTGAACGATCGCACGCCCGATGGCACTGATGTATCCTGGATTTGGGACGTGGATACTGAGAAATTAGTCGAACGTGGCGGGACTTTAGTAGTGAGTGGCGATCGCGTCTACGATATGGCACTACGTCTACGTTACAGCCAAAAGTCCCCTGAGAGTAGCATAAATTTAATAGTCGAAGAAGATTTGCGACAAGCGATCGCAACTGCATTAGAGCATACACCAGAGAATGAAACTCTGCACATTCTGCCCACCTACTCAGCCATGCTAGAAGTGCGAGAAGTTCTTACTGGTCGTAAAATTCTTTAA